In the Syngnathus scovelli strain Florida chromosome 8, RoL_Ssco_1.2, whole genome shotgun sequence genome, one interval contains:
- the LOC125973586 gene encoding trace amine-associated receptor 13c-like, translating to MDTEDHLCFPQQPNISCQKPSFNWSEALLFRVVLPLESILTVLLNLLVIISISHFRQLHTPTNLILCSLAVSDFLVGLVAMPGESYVNTSCWFLGDILCCLWNHMLFISASASVGNMVLISADRYVAICDPLHYTVKVTVKRTQLCVGLCWFFACIHCGIMFKDYLAHPGKFNSCRGECVLGFESYGGILDMVISFILPLIIIITLYMRVFVVAVFQARAMRTHLACSKVKQSVRVKKSELKAARTLGVLVLVFLLCFCPYYIVGLMADIGTLASLAQSLLYLCDFNSCVNPFIYALFYPWFQRAIKHIVTLHILKPGSREAHIL from the exons ATGGACACAGAGGACCATCTCTGCTTTCCACAGCAGCCCAACATCTCCTGCCAGAAGCCCTCATTTAATTGGTCTGAAGCTTTACTTTTCAGAGTCGTGCTGCCGCTGGAAAGCATCCTCACCGTGCTGCTCAACTTGCTCGTCATCATTTCGATCTCCCACTTCAG gCAACTCCACACCCCCACCAACCTCATCCTCTGCTCCCTCGCCGTTTCCGACTTTCTGGTGGGCTTGGTGGCGATGCCAGGTGAAAGCTATGTCAACACATCCTGCTGGTTTCTCGGTGACATTTTGTGTTGTCTATGGAATCACATGCTTTTTATTTCCGCGTCCGCCTCTGTGGGAAACATGGTGCTGATATCAGCCGACCGTTACGTGGCTATTTGTGACCCGCTGCACTATACCGTCAAAGTTACCGTGAAAAGAACTCAACTTTGTGTTGGTCTCTGTTGGTTCTTTGCATGTATCCACTGTGGCATCATGTTTAAGGACTACTTGGCTCATCCTGGAAAGTTTAACTCCTGCCGTGGAGAGTGCGTCTTGGGTTTTGAGTCTTATGGAGGCATTCTGGACATGGTCATTAGCTTCATCCTTCCTCTTATCATTATCATCACGCTGTACATGAGAGTGTTTGTGGTTGCGGTGTTTCAAGCGCGTGCCATGCGCACTCATCTCGCATGCAGCAAAGTAAAACAGTCCGTAAGAGTAAAAAAATCAGAGCTGAAGGCGGCCAGGACTCTCGGTGTTCTGGTTCTGgtctttctgttgtgtttttgtcCGTATTACATTGTCGGTTTAATGGCCGATATTGGGACTCTGGCTTCACTGGCCCAATCTCTTCTTTATTTGTGTGACTTCAATTCGTGTGTGAATCCCTTTATCTACGCCTTGTTCTACCCGTGGTTTCAAAGAGCCATCAAGCACATTGTCACTCTGCACATACTGAAGCCTGGTTCTCGTGAGGCCCACATACTGTAG